The following are encoded together in the Tripterygium wilfordii isolate XIE 37 chromosome 3, ASM1340144v1, whole genome shotgun sequence genome:
- the LOC119988440 gene encoding probable glucan 1,3-beta-glucosidase A: protein MKPSRFDEIPQKDLLDGTQVQFKSTKLQKYICAENGGGTIVVANRSSAPDWETFRLWRINQTHFNFRVSSKQFVGLKGYRNRIVAGSDTAGSPETFQILFSTERNENNQNHKVKIKASNGQFIQVQSDTLLTADYSGSVWEDGNPSVFIMTIVKRQYPFQGEYQITNGYGPDKAPQVMQNHWNTYITEQDFQFMSANGLNAVRIPVGWWIAKDPNPPKPFVGGSLQALDNAFKWAGKYGMKIIVDLHAVQASQNGNDHSGSRDGFQEWGDPNIKETVDVINFLAKRYANDPSLIAIELMNEPLAPGVTLKNVMKYYKAGYDAVRKYTSSAYVILSNRIGPADPRELISFASGLSNVVIDVHYYNLFSDEFTAKNVQQNIDYIYNKRSSDLAKVTTTNGPLSFVGEWTGEWEKKGASMQDYQRFAKAQLDVYGRATFGWAYWAYKCDQKHWSLKWMIENNYIKL, encoded by the exons ATGAAACCTTCTCGCTTTGATGAAATACCCCAAAAGGATCTTTTG GATGGAACCCAAGTGCAATTCAAGTCCACAAAGCTTCAGAAGTACATTTGTGCAGAAAATGGGGGAGGAACCATTGTTGTTGCCAATCGCTCCTCTGCCCCTGACTGGGAAACTTTCAGG TTGTGGAGGATCAACCAAACACATTTCAATTTCAGAGTGTCTTCCAAGCAATTTGTTGGATTGAAAGGTTATAGAAACAGAATTGTAGCAGGTTCAGATACTGCTGGCTCCCCTGAAACGTTTCAGATTCTTTTTTCAACAGAGAGGAATGAAAACAACCAAAATCACAAAGTTAaaatcaaagcatcaaatggacaATTCATCCAG GTACAATCAGATACATTGCTTACTGCAGACTATAGTGGCTCAGTATGGGAAGATGGTAATCCCTCTGTCTTCATCATGACAATTGTCAAAAGACAATATCCCTTCCAAGGAGAGTACCAAATCACAAATGGTTACGGCCCAGATAAAGCCCCTCAAGTCATGCAG AATCATTGGAACACATACATCACAGAGCAGGATTTCCAGTTCATGTCAGCAAATGGCCTGAATGCAGTGAGGATTCCGGTTGGGTGGTGGATAGCCAAAGATCCAAACCCACCAAAGCCTTTTGTTGGTGGCTCCTTGCAAGCCTTGGACAATGCCTTCAAATGGGCAGG GAAATATGGGATGAAGATAATTGTGGATCTGCATGCAGTACAAGCTTCACAAAATGGAAATGATCACAGTGGGTCAAGAGATGGATTCCAAGAATGGGGAGATCCCAATATAAAAGAGACCGTCGATGTTATCAACTTCCTTGCCAAAAG ATATGCAAATGATCCAAGTCTTATAGCAATCGAGCTGATGAACGAGCCTCTTGCACCCGGTGTGACCCTGAAAAACGTGATGAAATATTACAAAGCAGGTTATGATGCTGTTAGGAAGTACACATCAAGTGCTTATGTGATACTATCTAATCGTATAGGACCAGCAGATCCAAGGGAGCTCATCTCGTTTGCCTCTGGTCTCAGCAATGTCGTTATCGATGTGCATTACTATAATCTCTTCTCAGACGAGTTTACTGCCAAGAATGTACAACAGAACATCGATTACATCTACAATAAGCGATCTTCGGATCTTGCAAAAGTGACCACAACTAATGGTCCTCTCAGTTTTGTTG GAGAATGGACTGGAGAATGGGAAAAGAAGGGGGCTTCCATGCAAGATTACCAGAGATTTGCCAAAGCTCAACTGGATGTCTATGGCCGCGCGACTTTTGGGTGGGCATATTGGGCTTATAAATGTGATCAAAAGCATTGGAGCCTCAAGTGGATGATTGAGAATAACTATATAAAGCTCTAG